From Camelina sativa cultivar DH55 chromosome 7, Cs, whole genome shotgun sequence, one genomic window encodes:
- the LOC104702559 gene encoding nitrate reductase [NADH] 1 isoform X1: MATSVDNRHYPRINTAMNGVVHAAFKPPLVPSPPRSFDRHRHNQNHSLDVILTEKLVKETQVVVDRYDDSSSDDEDESHNRNVPYYKELVKKSNSDLEPSVLDPRDESTADCWIQRNSSMLRLTGKHPFNAEAPLPRLMHHGFITPVPLHYVRNHGAVPKANWSDWSIEITGLVKRPFKFTMEELISEFPSREFPVTLVCAGNRRKEQNMVKQTIGFNWGSAGVSTSLWKGVPLSDILRRCGIYSRRGGALNVCFEGAEDLPGGGGSKYGTSIKKEMAMDPARDIILAYMQNGELLTPDHGFPVRVIVPGFIGGRMVKWLKRIIVTPQESDSYYHYKDNRVLPSLVDAELANAEAWWYKPEYIINELNINSVITTPGHEEILPINAFTTQRPYTLKGYAYSGGGKKVTRVEVTLDGGDTWSVCELDHQEKPNKYGKFWCWCFWSLDVEVLDLLSAKDVAVRAWDESFNTQPDKLIWNLMGMMNNCWFRIKTNVCKPHRGEIGIVFEHPTRPGNQSGGWMAKERQLEISSESNQTLKKSVSSPFMNTASKMYSMSEVRKHNTAESAWIIVHGHIYDCTRFLKDHPGGTDSILINAGTDCTEEFEAIHSDKAKKLLEDYRIGELITTGYDSSPNVSVHGGSNLASLLAPIKEVAPTKNIALVNPREKIPVKLIEKTSISHDVRKFRFALPSEDQQLGLPVGKHVFVCANINDKLCLRAYTPTSAIDAVGHIDLVVKVYFKDVHPRFPNGGLMSQHLDSLPIGSMIDIKGPLGHIEYKGKGNFMVSGKPKFAKKLAMLAGGTGITPIYQIIQSILSDPEDETEMYVVYANRTEDDILVREELEGWASKHKERLKIWYVVEIAKEGWNYSTGFITEAVLREHIPEGLEGEAVALACGPPPMIQFALQPNLEKMGYNIKEDLLIF, translated from the exons ATGGCGACCTCCGTCGATAACCGCCATTATCCCCGGATCAACACCGCCATGAACGGCGTCGTTCACGCTGCTTTCAAACCTCCTCTCGTTCCTTCTCCTCCTCGCTCCTTCGACCGTCACCGTCATAACCAAAACCACTCTCTCGACGTCATCCTCACCGAAAAACTCGTCAAAGAAACCCAAGTCGTCGTAGACCGTTACGACGACTCCTCAAGCGACGACGAAGACGAGAGCCACAACCGTAACGTCCCTTACTACAAGGAGCTCGTTAAAAAATCCAACAGCGATTTAGAACCGTCGGTTTTGGATCCTAGAGACGAATCAACGGCTGACTGTTGGATCCAGCGTAACTCCTCCATGCTCCGTCTCACCGGAAAACATCCTTTCAACGCCGAAGCGCCTCTCCCTCGTCTTATGCACCATGGCTTCATCACTCCCGTCCCACTCCATTACGTCCGTAACCACGGCGCTGTTCCCAAAGCGAACTGGTCAGACTGGTCCATCGAGATCACTGGACTCGTCAAACGTCCCTTCAAGTTCACCATGGAAGAGCTCATCTCCGAGTTCCCCAGCCGCGAGTTCCCGGTGACGCTCGTCTGCGCCGGTAACCGCCGCAAGGAACAGAACATGGTGAAACAAACGATCGGGTTCAACTGGGGATCCGCCGGAGTATCCACTTCTCTCTGGAAAGGTGTTCCGTTAAGCGACATCCTCCGTCGTTGCGGGATCTACAGCCGGAGAGGTGGCGCGTTGAACGTCTGCTTCGAAGGAGCGGAGGATCTCCCCGGCGGCGGCGGATCCAAGTACGGGACGAGTATCAAGAAAGAGATGGCGATGGATCCTGCTAGAGATATTATATTGGCTTATATGCAAAACGGTGAGCTTTTGACACCGGATCATGGGTTTCCGGTTCGGGTTATTGTACCCGGTTTCATCGGTGGTCGGATGGTTAAATGGTTAAAACGTATCATCGTTACCCCTCAAGAATCTGATAGTTACTATCATTACAAAGACAATCGTGTCCTTCCTTCTCTCGTTGATGCTGAGCTGGCTAATGCTGAAG CTTGGTGGTATAAGCCTGAATATATAATCAACGAGCTTAATATTAACTCGGTGATTACAACACCTGGTCATGAAGAGATATTGCCGATTAATGCATTTACCACTCAGAGGCCTTACACGTTGAAAGGATACGCTTACTCtg GAGGAGGTAAGAAGGTAACGAGAGTTGAAGTGACTCTAGACGGAGGAGACACGTGGAGTGTGTGTGAGCTTGACCACCAAGAGAAACCGAACAAGTACGGCAAATTCTGGTGCTGGTGTTTCTGGTCACTTGACGTTGAGGTTCTTGATCTGCTCAGCGCCAAAGATGTTGCGGTTCGAGCTTGGGACGAGTCTTTCAACACCCAGCCTGACAAACTCATCTGGAACCTCATG GGGATGATGAACAACTGCTGGTTCAGGATTAAAACCAACGTGTGCAAGCCTCATAGAGGAGAGATAGGGATAGTTTTCGAACacccgacccgacccggaaACCAATCCGGTGGGTGGATGGCAAAGGAGCGTCAGCTTGAGATCTCCtctgaatcaaaccaaacattgaAGAAATCTGTTTCGTCTCCTTTCATGAACACTGCCTCGAAGATGTACTCAATGTCCGAAGTTAGAAAACACAACACTGCTGAATCTGCATGGATCATCGTCCACGGTCACATCTATGACTGTACACGTTTCTTGAAAGATCATCCAGGAGGCACAGATTCTATCCTCATTAACGCAGGTACTGATTGCACCGAAGAGTTCGAAGCCATTCACTCCGACAAAGCCAAGAAGCTTTTAGAAGATTACCGTATCGGTGAACTCATCACTACTGGCTACGACTCTTCTCCTAACGTCTCAGTCCACGGTGGCTCAAACTTAGCTTCTTTGTTAGCTCCGATCAAAGAGGTGGCTCCTACAAAGAACATAGCTTTGGTCAACCCACGTGAGAAAATCCCTGTTAAGCTCATCGAGAAGACTTCGATCTCTCACGATGTTCGTAAGTTCCGATTCGCATTACCTTCCGAAGATCAGCAGCTTGGTCTACCCGTGGGGAAGCACGTTTTCGTATGCGCCAACATAAACGACAAACTCTGTCTCCGAGCCTATACTCCGACCAGCGCCATCGATGCCGTTGGTCATATCGACCTAGTCGTCAAAGTTTACTTCAAAGACGTCCATCCAAGGTTCCCCAATGGAGGACTCATGTCACAACACTTAGACTCCTTACCAATCGGGTCAATGATAGACATCAAAGGTCCACTAGGACACATTGAGTACAAAGGCAAAGGCAACTTCATGGTCAGCGGCAAACCCAAGTTTGCCAAGAAACTAGCAATGCTTGCCGGAGGAACAGGCATAACTCCAATCTACCAAATCATTCAGTCGATACTGAGTGATCCAGAGGACGAAACCGAGATGTATGTGGTTTACGCAAACCGAACCGAGGATGACATACTTGTGAGGGAAGAGCTAGAAGGATGGGCTAGTAAGCATAAGGAGAGGCTAAAGATTTGGTACGTCGTCGAAATTGCAAAGGAAGGTTGGAACTACAGTACCGGCTTTATAACCGAAGCAGTGCTTAGAGAACATATCCCCGAAGGTTTAGAAGGTGAGGCTGTCGCACTCGCGTGCGGACCACCGCCTATGATTCAGTTCGCGTTGCAGCCTAATCTAGAGAAGATGGGTTACAACATTAAGGAGGATCTCTTGATCTTCTAA
- the LOC104702558 gene encoding small ribosomal subunit protein S13, mitochondrial: MLGLRRSAATLFDISQSLLRNVTFHGVRVQGIRVGNAEVPNNKPLKTGLQEVYGIGRRKSHQVLCGLGITNKLARDLTGKELIDLREEVGQHQHGDELRRRVGSEIQRLVEVDCYRGSRHRHGMPCRGQRTKTNARTKKGKAVAIAGKKKAPRK, encoded by the exons ATGTTGGGTTTACGAAGATCCGCGGCGACCTTGTTCGACATCAGCCAGTCTCTGCTTCGGAATGTTACG TTTCATGGAGTACGCGTCCAAGGAATTCGTGTGGGGAACGCAGAGGTTCCAAACAATAAGCCACTCAAAACCGGTCTTCAAGAAGTTTACGGAATTGGCCGTCGTAAGTCGCATCAGGTTCTCTGTGGGCTTGGAATCACTAACAAACTTGCCAGAGACTTAACTGGTAAAGAACTCATTGACCTCCGTGAAGAAGTTGGCCAGCACCAGCATGGTGATGAATTG agGAGGCGTGTTGGATCGGAAATACAAAGACTGGTCGAAGTAGATTGTTACAGAGGTAGTAGACATAGACATGGAATGCCTTGCAGAGGACAAAGAACCAAAACTAACGCTCGCACGAAAAAGGGTAAAGCCGTTGCGATTGCAGGAAAGAAGAAAGCTCCTCGCAAGTAG
- the LOC104704942 gene encoding zinc finger MYM-type protein 1-like, which produces MVSHKIQTDLVHCFAEEVIESIIQEVNHDVFCLLVDESADVSTKEQVAVVFRFVDKDGIVKERFIGLIHVQDTSSATLKCAVDSLFAKRGLSMKKLRGQGYDGASNMKGEFNGLRSLILRENSTAYYVYCFAHQLQLVVVAVAKKHFEVGDFFDMISVLLNVVGASCKRKDMVREDQRRIIEEGISQGEIKTGKGLNQELSFQRPGNTRWGSHYNTLVRLVDLFPSIVKVLEYVQSEGSDGVKRRQANGLIKYLHTFDFVFYLQLMLLLLGITNTLSVALQRKDQDILNAMSLVKSTKQQLYNLRDNGWDSLVEKVNSFCESHNTELIIMEEEFVDPKKPRRRTNMTNLHHYQVECLYTVLDMQIQEFNDRFDEVNTELLSCTASLSPFGSFHEFDQSKLVRLSEFYPEDF; this is translated from the coding sequence ATGGTGTCTCACAAAATTCAGACTGATCTAGTGCATTGCTTTGCAGAGGAAGTTATTGAATCTATTATTCAAGAAGTTAATCACGATGTATTTTGCTTGTTGGTGGATGAGTCTGCAGATGTTTCTACTAAGGAGCAAGTGGCAGTGGTTTTTCGCTTCGTTGATAAAGATGGGATAGTAAAAGAAAGATTTATTGGTCTTATTCATGTTCAAGATACATCTTCTGCAACTCTGAAATGTGCTGTTGATTCATTGTTTGCAAAGCGGGGGTTGAGTATGAAAAAATTAAGGGGACAAGGTTACGATGGAGCAAGTAACATGAAAGGTGAGTTTAATGGGTTGAGATCTTTGATTTTAAGAGAAAATAGTACTGCATATTATGTATACTGTTTTGCTCACCAGCTTCAATTGGTCGTCGTGGCAGTTgctaaaaaacattttgaagttggtgatttttttgatatgatttcggTTTTGTTAAATGTGGTTGGAGCATCTTGTAAGAGGAAAGATATGGTTCGAGAAGACCAACGAAGGATCATCGAAGAAGGAATTAGTCAAGGTGAAATTAAGACAGGAAAGGGACTGAATCAGGAGCTTTCATTTCAAAGACCTGGTAATACTCGATGGGGTTCTCACTACAATACCTTAGTACGATTAGTTGATTTATTCCCTTCTATTGTGAAAGTATTGGAGTATGTCCAGAGCGAAGGGAGTGATGGTGTCAAAAGAAGGCAAGCTAATGGTCTCATCAAATATTTGCACacctttgattttgtgttttactTACAGTTGATGTTACTTCTTCTCGGGATCACAAATACTCTATCGGTGGCTCTGCAAAGGAAAGATCAAGACATTTTGAATGCTATGTCTCTGGTGAAATCTACCAAGCAACAATTGTACAATCTCAGGGATAATGGATGGGATTCTTTGGTTGAAAAAGTTAATTCTTTTTGTGAGAGTCATAACACTGAGTTGATCATCATGGAAGAAGAATTTGTTGATCCAAAGAAGCCAAGACGGAGAACCAACATGACAAACTTGCATCATTATCAGGTGGAATGTCTTTACACTGTATTGGATATGCAAATTCAAGAGTTTAATGATCGTTTTGACGAGGTAAACACTGAATTGCTTAGTTGCACTGCGTCTTTGAGCCCTTTTGGTTCCTTCCACGAGTTTGACCAGTCGAAACTTGTGAGGTTATCTGAGTTTTATCCGGAAGATTTTTAG
- the LOC104702559 gene encoding nitrate reductase [NADH] 1 isoform X2, translated as MATSVDNRHYPLINTPMNGVVHAAFKPPLVPSPPRSFDRHRHNQNHSLDVILTEKLVKETQVVVDRYDDSSSDDEDESHNRNVPYYKELVKKSNSDLEPSVLDPRDESTADCWIQRNSSMLRLTGKHPFNAEAPLPRLMHHGFITPVPLHYVRNHGAVPKANWSDWSIEITGLVKRPFKFTMEELISEFPSREFPVTLVCAGNRRKEQNMVKQTIGFNWGSAGVSTSLWKGVPLSDILRRCGIYSRRGGALNVCFEGAEDLPGGGGSKYGTSIKKEMAMDPARDIILAYMQNGELLTPDHGFPVRVIVPGFIGGRMVKWLKRIIVTPQESDSYYHYKDNRVLPSLVDAELANAEAWWYKPEYIINELNINSVITTPGHEEILPINAFTTQRPYTLKGYAYSGGGKKVTRVEVTLDGGDTWSVCELDHQEKPNKYGKFWCWCFWSLDVEVLDLLSAKDVAVRAWDESFNTQPDKLIWNLMGMMNNCWFRIKTNVCKPHRGEIGIVFEHPTRPGNQSGGWMAKERQLEISSESNQTLKKSVSSPFMNTASKMYSMSEVRKHNTAESAWIIVHGHIYDCTRFLKDHPGGTDSILINAGTDCTEEFEAIHSDKAKKLLEDYRIGELITTGYDSSPNVSVHGGSNLASLLAPIKEVAPTKNIALVNPREKIPVKLIEKTSISHDVRKFRFALPSEDQQLGLPVGKHVFVCANINDKLCLRAYTPTSAIDAVGHIDLVVKVYFKDVHPRFPNGGLMSQHLDSLPIGSMIDIKGPLGHIEYKGKGNFMVSGKPKFAKKLAMLAGGTGITPIYQIIQSILSDPEDETEMYVVYANRTEDDILVREELEGWASKHKERLKIWYVVEIAKEGWNYSTGFITEAVLREHIPEGLEGEAVALACGPPPMIQFALQPNLEKMGYNIKEDLLIF; from the exons ATGGCGACCTCAGTCGATAACCGCCATTATCCCCTCATCAACACCC CCATGAACGGCGTCGTTCACGCTGCTTTCAAACCTCCTCTCGTTCCTTCTCCTCCTCGCTCCTTCGACCGTCACCGTCATAACCAAAACCACTCTCTCGACGTCATCCTCACCGAAAAACTCGTCAAAGAAACCCAAGTCGTCGTAGACCGTTACGACGACTCCTCAAGCGACGACGAAGACGAGAGCCACAACCGTAACGTCCCTTACTACAAGGAGCTCGTTAAAAAATCCAACAGCGATTTAGAACCGTCGGTTTTGGATCCTAGAGACGAATCAACGGCTGACTGTTGGATCCAGCGTAACTCCTCCATGCTCCGTCTCACCGGAAAACATCCTTTCAACGCCGAAGCGCCTCTCCCTCGTCTTATGCACCATGGCTTCATCACTCCCGTCCCACTCCATTACGTCCGTAACCACGGCGCTGTTCCCAAAGCGAACTGGTCAGACTGGTCCATCGAGATCACTGGACTCGTCAAACGTCCCTTCAAGTTCACCATGGAAGAGCTCATCTCCGAGTTCCCCAGCCGCGAGTTCCCGGTGACGCTCGTCTGCGCCGGTAACCGCCGCAAGGAACAGAACATGGTGAAACAAACGATCGGGTTCAACTGGGGATCCGCCGGAGTATCCACTTCTCTCTGGAAAGGTGTTCCGTTAAGCGACATCCTCCGTCGTTGCGGGATCTACAGCCGGAGAGGTGGCGCGTTGAACGTCTGCTTCGAAGGAGCGGAGGATCTCCCCGGCGGCGGCGGATCCAAGTACGGGACGAGTATCAAGAAAGAGATGGCGATGGATCCTGCTAGAGATATTATATTGGCTTATATGCAAAACGGTGAGCTTTTGACACCGGATCATGGGTTTCCGGTTCGGGTTATTGTACCCGGTTTCATCGGTGGTCGGATGGTTAAATGGTTAAAACGTATCATCGTTACCCCTCAAGAATCTGATAGTTACTATCATTACAAAGACAATCGTGTCCTTCCTTCTCTCGTTGATGCTGAGCTGGCTAATGCTGAAG CTTGGTGGTATAAGCCTGAATATATAATCAACGAGCTTAATATTAACTCGGTGATTACAACACCTGGTCATGAAGAGATATTGCCGATTAATGCATTTACCACTCAGAGGCCTTACACGTTGAAAGGATACGCTTACTCtg GAGGAGGTAAGAAGGTAACGAGAGTTGAAGTGACTCTAGACGGAGGAGACACGTGGAGTGTGTGTGAGCTTGACCACCAAGAGAAACCGAACAAGTACGGCAAATTCTGGTGCTGGTGTTTCTGGTCACTTGACGTTGAGGTTCTTGATCTGCTCAGCGCCAAAGATGTTGCGGTTCGAGCTTGGGACGAGTCTTTCAACACCCAGCCTGACAAACTCATCTGGAACCTCATG GGGATGATGAACAACTGCTGGTTCAGGATTAAAACCAACGTGTGCAAGCCTCATAGAGGAGAGATAGGGATAGTTTTCGAACacccgacccgacccggaaACCAATCCGGTGGGTGGATGGCAAAGGAGCGTCAGCTTGAGATCTCCtctgaatcaaaccaaacattgaAGAAATCTGTTTCGTCTCCTTTCATGAACACTGCCTCGAAGATGTACTCAATGTCCGAAGTTAGAAAACACAACACTGCTGAATCTGCATGGATCATCGTCCACGGTCACATCTATGACTGTACACGTTTCTTGAAAGATCATCCAGGAGGCACAGATTCTATCCTCATTAACGCAGGTACTGATTGCACCGAAGAGTTCGAAGCCATTCACTCCGACAAAGCCAAGAAGCTTTTAGAAGATTACCGTATCGGTGAACTCATCACTACTGGCTACGACTCTTCTCCTAACGTCTCAGTCCACGGTGGCTCAAACTTAGCTTCTTTGTTAGCTCCGATCAAAGAGGTGGCTCCTACAAAGAACATAGCTTTGGTCAACCCACGTGAGAAAATCCCTGTTAAGCTCATCGAGAAGACTTCGATCTCTCACGATGTTCGTAAGTTCCGATTCGCATTACCTTCCGAAGATCAGCAGCTTGGTCTACCCGTGGGGAAGCACGTTTTCGTATGCGCCAACATAAACGACAAACTCTGTCTCCGAGCCTATACTCCGACCAGCGCCATCGATGCCGTTGGTCATATCGACCTAGTCGTCAAAGTTTACTTCAAAGACGTCCATCCAAGGTTCCCCAATGGAGGACTCATGTCACAACACTTAGACTCCTTACCAATCGGGTCAATGATAGACATCAAAGGTCCACTAGGACACATTGAGTACAAAGGCAAAGGCAACTTCATGGTCAGCGGCAAACCCAAGTTTGCCAAGAAACTAGCAATGCTTGCCGGAGGAACAGGCATAACTCCAATCTACCAAATCATTCAGTCGATACTGAGTGATCCAGAGGACGAAACCGAGATGTATGTGGTTTACGCAAACCGAACCGAGGATGACATACTTGTGAGGGAAGAGCTAGAAGGATGGGCTAGTAAGCATAAGGAGAGGCTAAAGATTTGGTACGTCGTCGAAATTGCAAAGGAAGGTTGGAACTACAGTACCGGCTTTATAACCGAAGCAGTGCTTAGAGAACATATCCCCGAAGGTTTAGAAGGTGAGGCTGTCGCACTCGCGTGCGGACCACCGCCTATGATTCAGTTCGCGTTGCAGCCTAATCTAGAGAAGATGGGTTACAACATTAAGGAGGATCTCTTGATCTTCTAA